The genomic region GGTATGAGATTACAAATTTATAGAAAAGCAAATAAATAATTTGTATATACCTGTAGCGTAAATACTGTTAATTTATATATTTGTAAACTTATAATACTCAAAATAAAATTTAGTATGGATTGACTATTAGTAGATAGCTTTAATTAGTATTAACAGATTGAATTTCTGTATTTTTATTTCTTGATTTAGTAATTGCTTCATCATAATTGCAATTTACAATATTCCCAATCATCTTATCTAGGCTCTTGGTACTAGTAAACCTTCAAAAAACCCTGGGAAGCTAGCAATGATGATAGTGATAATACCAAGCGAAAGGATATCTTAGAAGTATTAAATATTTATCTTCATCCCCCCTAGCCCCTTTTTAAGGTGGGAAGTTATTTCAAAGTCTCCCTTTTGACGGGGAATCTGCTTTAACTTGGGGAGATAAAACGGTTGTGAGAATATTTAAAGCAGAGTTTTCATTCTCTAAACGAGTTTTTGCAACACAACCCACTACACTAGTAGAACGCCCCTAGTTTAGAGAAACTGTCCATGCAAATACTGAAAACTACCGACCAAGATTTTTCTACCAAATTCCAAGCATTTGTGAATGAGCGAAGGGAAGCAACGGTTGATGTCAGTGGGACAGTACGAGATATTATCGCTGATGTCAGAGTGCGTGGGGATGCAGCAGTAAAAGAATATACTAGCCGCTTTGACCATTTCAATCCCCAGTCCTTTCGTCTTAGTGATACTTTTATTGCCGAGCAAGCATCACAATGTCCTGCTAATGTCAAGTCTGCACTGGAAGTAGCAGCAGAGCGAATTGCCACTTTTCATGAAAAACAGCTACCCCAAAATATTGCTTATACCGATGCAGCCGGAGTGAAATTGGGATTAAACTGGGTAGCACTGCCGACAGTCGGAATTTACGTACCTGGCGGACGAGCAAGCTATCCAAGTTCTCTGTTAATGAATGCCCTGCCTGCCAAGATTGCTGGAGTAGAGCGGATCGTCATGTCAGTACCGATGCCGCGTGGTGAGATTAATCCTGTAGTGCTGGCTGCTGCTCAAGTTGCGGGAGTTACGGAAATATATAGTATTGGTGGAGCGCAAGCAGTGGCAGCCCTAGCCTATGGTACAGAAAGTATTGCTCCTGTAGATAAAATTGTCGGCCCTGGTAACGCTTATGTTGCTGAAGCTAAACGACAAGTCTTTGGTAGAGTTGGTATTGACAGCATTGCTGGACCTTCAGAAATTTTAGTGGTGGCAGATGGTAAGAATAATCCAGACTGGATTGCTTGGGATTTGCTGTCGCAGGCAGAACACGATCCTAGTGCTCAATCAATTTTGATTACAGATTCGGAAAGCTTCGCTCAAAAGGTAATAGCAGCTGTTGGGGAAGTTCTCGCCACCTTGCCCACTAAAGAAGTGGCAAGCGCGAGTTGGGAAAAGCATGGTGCGGTGATTGTTGTGAGCAACTTAGATGAAAGTATTCCGCTTTTAAATCAGTTAGCACCAGAGCACGTGGAATTATGTGTAGACGCTCCTCAGTTGCTAGCAAACCAGATTAAATGTGCTGGCAGTATGTTTTTAGGACGCCATACTCCAGAGGCTATCGGTGATTACGTAGGTGGACCAAATCATGTGTTACCAACGGCACGTTCTGCCCGCTTTGCTTCTGGCTTAAGTATTTATGATTTTGTCAAACGGATTACCTATTTACAATGTGATGAACAAGCATTGCACAATATAGGTGAGGCTGCCATCACCCTTGCAGAATCAGAAGGATTGCCTGCTCATGCAGGTAGTGTAGCTATACGGTTAAGAGAAATTTAATTTGTCTTTGGCTACCTTGGTAGAATTATGATCGCGAATTCTATATCTTTAACTATGGGCGCGATCGCTAGATATATCCCTACCCACGGGCATGATACCTGTATTTAGGGGCGATCGCTCTAACTCCACTATTAGAGCGATCGCTAAAATTTACTTCTACTAAACTAAGCGAAAAATAAACGGATAGCGATAGGCTATTTGAGGTTCGTTAAGGACTTTGATGATGGCAATAATTGGCATGATTAAACTTACAATCCACAATATAATCAGCAATGGAACACCAATAGCAATAAAAGCCAGCAATCCAAAGATAATCCCATAAACGTAGAGATTGATGTGAAAATTTAGGGATTCTCTGGCATTGGCTTTAATTACAGAATCATTACTGATTAACAAAATGGCGATGGGTATACCTATAGACACAACCAATGAGCTAAAAAATATTGCTCCATGACATAGTGCTGATAAAAGCTTACGTTTTGTTTCATCTTCCATAATTAATTAAGTAATTAATCACTCAAAATTTTGTTATCATCCCCAATCCTAACTAGTGAAATTTTGGTTGCCCTCATTCTGCTAGAAGATATTGTTGCTGTAGAAATTGAGATGGAAATTCAAAGGTATTTTCACCAACAATTGCTTTACCAGCAGGCACACTGCAACCTGATGCTGATGCCACAAGTTTAGATATTTCCAGCAAACGAGGAGCGTCAATACCTAAATCCATACCGTGAATGTATTTAAGAGCCATGACTACTTCTTCCAATGCAGCATTTCCGGCTCTTTCGCCTAACCCGTTTACCGTTGTATTGATTGATAATGCTCCAGCTTTAATTCCTGCCAGAGCATTGGCAGTTGCCATGCCAAAATCATTGTGAGTGTGCATTTCTATAGGTATCGATAATGCGATCGCAAGTTGCTTCACTTTCGTATAAGTCGTGAAAGGATCGAGAATGCCTACCGTATCGCAGAAGCGAAACCGCGATGCTCCCCATTGTTGGGCATAAAGCGCCACATCTAGAAGAAAATTTTCATCAGCTCTAGAAGAATCTTCTCCACCAACAGATACAAACAACCCTTGATCGCAGGCAAAGCTGATACTACTTTTGAGTTTTTGCAAAACGAATTGCCACTTTCCCTGAAATTTAGCAGCAATTTGGATTTCTGATACAGGAATAGAAATATGTACTCGCTGCAAACCACAACTGATAGAAGCTTGAATATCTGAGATAACCGCACGATTCCAGCCGAGTAGTTGAGTTCGCAAACCCAAGTCACAAATTGTGGCTATGGCTCGCTGCTCTTCCCCACCCATCGCTGCAATTCCAACTTCTAACTCGTGAGTGCCGATCGCATCGAGAAGAATTGCGATCGCCACTTTTTCATCTAAGTTAAAGGCAACGCCAGCTGCTTGTTCGCCATCACGCAGAGTTGTATCGTTAATTAGAACTTGATTCATTACTCAAATGCCCCTTATATATTATTCTCCGCGTTCTGCCTCTGTTCCATTCACATCTTGCACCACTACTAACAGCCCACAAGCCCTCATTACCAGGTTGAACCTGGTAACGAGAATTAGAGCCAGAGGCTCTCTTTTCAGCAGCAAAGGTGAGTAGTCATGGGCGTCTGGCGTTGCATATCTTTTCGTTGCGATCATCATTAGCCATTTGTCACACAAAGGACTAATGACAAATGACTAATTACTTATTTCGATTACTTTTGTAGAGCTTTACGTAACCACGGAGGCGGATTACCTTGTAAGGTTTGCACTAATTTATTGAGAATAAAAGCAATATCTTCCTGTTCGGAATGTGGTCGTACTGGCATCACTCCTTGTTTAATTAATTTAGCAGCAGGAATACCTCCAATAGACGCTACATAAACAATTGCACAGTCAGCTAATGCCTCAAGTTTAGCTGCTACTTTGTCGTCACTTTCACTATCTTTATTTGTTTTTATTTTACTTTCATCTTGCTTAGTTTCTACTTCTACTTTTTTGGATTTACCATCAAACTTGAGGGTTTCTACAAAATTGTATCCAGATGCTGATATTTCATAAACATCAATTTCCTGCGCCCAGCCAAAATGAGCATCTACATTAACCCGATCAGTTGTTGCGAAAGCGATTTTCATCTTTATTCTCCTCTCCCATAATTAGGAGTTATGAGCAGTACATCAGCATTTACAACAGCCAGATTCCCGAATAAGAACTCCTCTAATGGGTAGTTGCTCTAAGATTCTAATTTTAATCTTATGCTCAATTTATTCTGTGGTGGTAAATACCACAGAAATTTTCGTTTCTCTTAGCATTAATTATCAAGCAACAAGTCAATATAATTTACTTATTGCTGAATAAACAGTAATTTTATACAGCTACAAATCTGATTTATTTTCATAGTTACTTATAAAATTATTACCTACAAAGATAGATATGAAAATATATTGATATCTTGAGGGTAATAATTACTTAAAAACATCTATGATGATAATTGTGTAGAATCTTCAGTAATTTCGGGATGAGGAATTTTGACGTGATCAAAAAATCGAGACATCCAAGGTATCGCAATTAAAATAACTCCTAATACTATTAAAAATACAGAGATTCCAAAAATTTGGTCACGAGGAATTTCAAGTACACCACGTAAAATTACTTCTCTTAAGGCAGAAACAATAGTGATTTCTACTGCTGCAACAACAGAGATTTGCTGTTCTTGTAAATAATCAATTAACAACCGAAATAACTCTACTAGAATCAAAATGAACAAGATATCAGAGGTTACTTGCCTTAAATCCAATGGATG from Chlorogloeopsis sp. ULAP01 harbors:
- the hisD gene encoding histidinol dehydrogenase, producing MQILKTTDQDFSTKFQAFVNERREATVDVSGTVRDIIADVRVRGDAAVKEYTSRFDHFNPQSFRLSDTFIAEQASQCPANVKSALEVAAERIATFHEKQLPQNIAYTDAAGVKLGLNWVALPTVGIYVPGGRASYPSSLLMNALPAKIAGVERIVMSVPMPRGEINPVVLAAAQVAGVTEIYSIGGAQAVAALAYGTESIAPVDKIVGPGNAYVAEAKRQVFGRVGIDSIAGPSEILVVADGKNNPDWIAWDLLSQAEHDPSAQSILITDSESFAQKVIAAVGEVLATLPTKEVASASWEKHGAVIVVSNLDESIPLLNQLAPEHVELCVDAPQLLANQIKCAGSMFLGRHTPEAIGDYVGGPNHVLPTARSARFASGLSIYDFVKRITYLQCDEQALHNIGEAAITLAESEGLPAHAGSVAIRLREI
- a CDS encoding DUF4870 domain-containing protein, whose amino-acid sequence is MEDETKRKLLSALCHGAIFFSSLVVSIGIPIAILLISNDSVIKANARESLNFHINLYVYGIIFGLLAFIAIGVPLLIILWIVSLIMPIIAIIKVLNEPQIAYRYPFIFRLV
- the nifX gene encoding nitrogen fixation protein NifX: MKIAFATTDRVNVDAHFGWAQEIDVYEISASGYNFVETLKFDGKSKKVEVETKQDESKIKTNKDSESDDKVAAKLEALADCAIVYVASIGGIPAAKLIKQGVMPVRPHSEQEDIAFILNKLVQTLQGNPPPWLRKALQK
- a CDS encoding phosphate-starvation-inducible PsiE family protein, producing the protein MPKRLITELNSWFQRDRIVSNLVIFQDIIVISLCLGLFCVMLIRLVDMFFSLLHPLDLRQVTSDILFILILVELFRLLIDYLQEQQISVVAAVEITIVSALREVILRGVLEIPRDQIFGISVFLIVLGVILIAIPWMSRFFDHVKIPHPEITEDSTQLSS